The genomic region TCAAAGCATGGACAAAAGAAGTTGAAACTGCCGCGTGGAAAAGTCCGCAGGAACTCAAGGAACGATATCCAACGGCAAGCATCATTAATGATCAGGCTATAGTGTTCAACGTGAAGGGAAACAGTTACCGCTTGGAGGTGATAATTTCATTCGCGGCCCAAGTTATTAGCATCGGCAGGTGGGGCACTCACGCTGATTATGACAAATGGGTGTGGTGAAATTGGAGATAGTTATGAAGACGCAAGTTATTAAAAACGCAGAGCAGCACGCAGCGTCGCTTGCTGAAATCGATCGGCTAATTATGCTCAACCCTAAGGCTGGATCTGACGAAGCTGACCAATTGGCGGTGTTTGCTGTTTTGGTTGAAGAGTATGAGCGCAACCGTTTTCCCATAGAGCAACCTACTCCCATTGAAGCGATTCGCTTTCGTATGGAAGAAGCAAACCTTACTCCTAGAGATTTGGAGCCGTACATCGGCAGCAAGAGCAAAGTCTCTGAGGTGTTGTCTGGAAAAGTGCCTTTGAGTCTAAGAATGATCCGCGCTCTTCATGAAGGGCTTGGTATTCCTGCAGAAGTTCTTTTGCAATCGCAGCCTGTGCATAATCAACAAGAAGAAGATATCAATTGGTCGCGCTTTCCTGTTGCCGAGATGGCAAAACGCGGCTGGATTGAAGCAACAAAAAAACAAATCAAAGAGG from Deltaproteobacteria bacterium harbors:
- a CDS encoding type II toxin-antitoxin system HigB family toxin, whose translation is MRLVGREKLLAFQRRHADTRAWIKAWTKEVETAAWKSPQELKERYPTASIINDQAIVFNVKGNSYRLEVIISFAAQVISIGRWGTHADYDKWVW